Below is a window of Camelina sativa cultivar DH55 chromosome 11, Cs, whole genome shotgun sequence DNA.
TTACAGAAGTGAGAGGACCTTTAAAACAAGCAGAAATGGTAAAGCCAAAATGATATAGAGAGCtgtaaagagaaaagaagaatctaCTAGTTGCAGCATAGCTAAGATTTATTCGTGTTTCTATGATTCTATCCACGTTACCATAGCTTATTTAATTCTATTACATGTGAAGCCCTGTCACGgaaataaatacaatggttaCTTTTTCATcctcacaaaacaaaaaaatgtataatttggTGTCGAATTCTTTTGTCATATTAAAAcggttttcttttctatttgttgacaaaagaaattGATTTTCTACCTTACATATTATATCGTATTAAAATTAGACATTTAATTTTATGCAGCACNNNNNNNNNNNNNNNNNNNNNNNNNNNNNNNNNNNNNNNNNNNNNNNNNNNNNNNNNNNNNNNNNNNNNNNNNNNNNNNNNNNNNNNNNNNNNNNNNNNNNNNNNNNNNNNNNNNNNNNNNNNNNNNNNNNNNNNNNNNNNNNNNNNNNNNNNNNNNNNNNNNNNNNNNNNNNNNNNNNNNNNNNNNNNNNNNNNNNNNNNNNNNNNNNNNNNNNNNNNNNNNNNNNNNNNNNNNNNNNNNNNNNNNNNNNNNNNNNNNNNNNNNNNNNNNNNNNNNNNNNNNNNNNNNNNNNNNNNNNNNNNNNNNNNNNNNNNNNNNNNNNNNNNNNNNNNNNNNNNNNNNNNNNNNNNNNNNNNNNNNNNNNNNNNNNNNNNNNNNNNNNNNNNNNNNNNNNNNNNNNNNNNNNNNNNNNNNNNNNNNNNNNNNNNNNNNNNNNNNNNNNNNNNNNNNNNNNNNNNNNNNNNNNNNNNNNNNNNNNNNNNNNNNNNNNNNNNNNNNNNNNNNNNNNNNNNNNNNNNNNNNNNNNNNNNNNNNNNNNNNNNNNNNNNNNNNNNNNNNNNNNNNNNNNNNNNNNNNNNNNNNNNNNNNNNNNNNNNNNNNNNNNNNNNNNNNNNNNNNNNNNNNNNNNNNNNNNNNNNNNNNNNNNNNNNNNNNNNNNNNNNNNNNNNNNNNNNNNNNNNNNNNNNNNNNNNNNNNNNNNNNNNNNNNNNNNNNNNNNNNNNNNNNNNNNNNNNNNNNNNNNNNNNNNNNNNNNNNNNNNNNNNNNNNNNNNNNNNNNNNNNNNNNNNNNNNNNNNNNNNNNNNNNNNNNNNNNNNNNNNNNNNNNNNNNNNNNNNNNNNNNNNNNNNNNNNNNNNNNNNNNNNNNNNNNNNNNNNNNNNNNNNNNNNNNNNNNNNNNNNNNNNNNNNNNNNNNNNNNNNNNNNTTCGATTTTCAGGTGGATACATCAGCAAAATACGTTGGTCACTCGGCCTTTGATGACACCTATAGCTACTAGTTCATGCTGGTTGTATCTTGAATATCGTGACTAGTGTAtcatttacttcttcttttttttctttctttctcctttttagtTTCCAAGTCTTATGAAGTTTGTTGTAACTGTTGAGGagagttttaatattaaaataaaagtttctgcgtagataatttatatatattcgtGTAGTAATAAGATCAGAGCACATAACTCTGGACTAGGTAAATGTAACTCAATTAATTAGAACAACTATGGCAGTAAGCTAACTATTTTATCCGACAAATGATCAGAAATGATGTGTTGGTATCGTAGCTCACGGGCACAATGGATTTATATATTTGGAGTCATTATGCCGTCCCAAGCTCCATTTATACTAATTAGTCCACTTCGAATAACTATAGTTTACAGAAGTGAGAGGACCTTTAAAACAAGCAGAAATGGTAAAGCCAAAATGATATAGAGAGCtgtaaagagaaaagaagaatctaCTAGTTGCAGCATAGCTAAGATTTATTCGTGTTTCTATGATTCTATCCACGTTACCATAGCTTATTTAATTCTATTACATGTGAAGCCCTGTCACGgaaataaatacaatggttaCTTTTTCATcctcacaaaacaaaaaaatgtataatttggTGTCGAATTCTTTTGTCATATTAAAAcggttttcttttctatttgttgacaaaagaaattGATTTTCTACCTTACATATTATATCGTATTAAAATTAGACATTTAATTTTATGCAGCACacaactccaaaaaaaaaaaaacataaaagtaacaaaaaaagaaagaaagtagtGTTATATGTTAccttaaaaatgaatataatacCATGTTACTAGTAGTAAACTAGTAAGTAAAAAGACTAAGGCCCCCACGTGAGAAGCTAGCGTTACATATTAGTATTACAGTCCAAATCAGCATTCGTTATAAATTGTGACATTAGCTGTAACCGAAACGAACCAAGAAGAAGTTAATGCATCCTTTTTCCTACATTAAAAaatcgtttctttttctttttcaacattatatatttcataccTTAACTAAAAAAAGTCTTAAACCCATGCTTAGtctaataaagtttttttttttcaacaaacaatctaaaataagtttaattaacttaaaaaataaaaataaatcaatctcTGTCTTTTGCACTTGTTTCTCTATCTTTTTAAGACCTTCGCTTCTCCGTCGTTTTCTCTGCttcagtttctttctcttccaaagaagcaacaaaacccaaaacagatcgaatcaatttttttttcttaaaaagaaattatcttttctttttttttttcttaattaaattttttgtgGGGGGTTTCAATTTCACCTAACCTAATTGATTCTCTCTTTTCCCTTTTAACCTCTCCATTGCGTTGCATCTGAGTTTCCCAATTGAAACAAACaccaaccaacaacaacaaaagagaggatttttttttaattgttcctAGAGAGAAGGATTCAAGAACATGACGACGAACATTGGGATGATGGATAGTGCTTACTTTGTTGGAAGGAATGAGATTCTGAGTTGGATCAATGACAGGCTTCATCTCAATCTCTCTCGTATCGAAgaggtttctttcttctttcttcttctttttttttgattggtttgGATTTTGTCTATCATCTCTGCATGTGTGTGATTTCTTCATTGTGTAGCATTGTCAATTGAATTGATTCATAAAAGGACGTgccttttggttttaaaagggtCTTCTTTTGATAATGTCGGTGGCTTAAGACGATTTGATTTATGACAAGatatgtattgttgttgttgatctgGTGTGCTATTTGGGGGGAAATTATAcgattttgatttgtgtttctcAAGATTTTTTGTCGGTGAGCTGCTCTCACTCTGAATTCTTGAATTGAGATTCCAGACAAACCAGTGAGCTATTTGACAGTCTAAAAAAGAAttctttttgtttgagtttCTCGTATATAATCTGAAAATGGTTCTGTTTGATGGGTGTGTTAAGATGGAACTACATTGATGATCAGTGCTTCAGCTATTGGAAGCAACACATTTGTCTAGTTGTTGATCgggttctttttgtttgtttcaagtttttggCTTTCACAAGAGTATGTTGTATACATTTGTCAGTTTCGTTATTGGAAAGGCTTCAATGTCCCTTAAGATGATCATGAAATGTGTTGGTGGCAGTTTCTTTACTTTAGATATTGCCTTTAAATCaggactttttttttagtttatagtcTTGCAAACAAGCATTTAAACTGTTTGATTTTGTCTTGCTTGTGAGACTGTTTGTTTTACCTAAGTGGCTATGGTGTGGGTTTTTATAGGCTGCATCCGGTGCTGTGCAATGTCAAATGTTGGACATGACCTTCCCAGGAGTTGTGCCAATGCACAAGGTGATTTTTTCACTCggcatctcttctttgtttcctgcaatcgtttttgtttctttgcagaGCGGTCTAAATCTCTCACTTTTAGGTTAATTTTGAAGCAAAGAACGAGTACGAGATGATTCAAAACTACAAGGTCATGCAAgaagtcttcaccaaattgaaGATTACAAAGGTAATTTCTTACCTTTGCTTGAGATAAAGATTCTGTGTGTGCTATTATTGCTTTCAAAATATGTATATCACTCACAATGTTGTTTGTCTTAATGGGGGAAATACATCAGCCACTGGAGGTCAACAGGCTTGTAAAAGGCCGGCCACTAGACAACTTGGAGTTTCTACAATGGCTGAAGCGTTTTTGCGATTCTATAAACGGCGGCATTATGAATGAGTATGATGGACTTCTCCACCTTCCTTGTTGTCATTTCTTTTCTGGATTATTAACTAAAAGTCTTCTAAACGGCACTCTAATGGTTTTATCGTTGTAGGAATTATAATCCAGTTGAACGAAGATCAAGAGGTGGCAGAGAGAAAAGTGTAAAGGGATCTAGTAAGATCTCAAAGTCATTGCAAACAAACAATATGCATCATCCTCCTGTGACCACTTCCAACAAACCATCTGGTCAGTCATTTGATTTAAGCTTCTCTTATCCTATTACTTGCCTATCTAATTATGAAATTTCTCAACGTTGTTGATAACACCTAGGTCCCAAGCAAGCAAAATCACATGCAATCGGAGGTGGGAGCAACTCATCAGCCGAAGTGCAAGCTCTGTCAAAGGAGGTAATCAGCATCTAATCATCCCTTTTAACTGTTCGGTTTCATTCTTTTCAtgttaatgaaaacaaatatgtaaTGAAAGTTTCTTTCACAATGCCAGATAGAAGATCTCAAGGTCTCGGTCGATCTcttggaaaaagaaagagactttTACTTCTCTAAGCTCCGGGACACAGAGATACTCTGTCAGACTCCTGAACTCGAGGATCTTCCGGTAAATGCAATATCaataccttctttttttctttttttttttgtcaaaataccttctttttttttatgtctttgtttctcTTCGTTTGGACTCAAATCATTGAGAATCTGAACAATATATGTAATGTTGAAACCACACAATATGTGCAGATAGTGGTAGCAGTCAAGAAGATATTATATGCAACCGATGCAAATGAATCTGCACTAGAAGAAGCTCAAGAGTGCCTAAACCAGTCTCTGGGACTTGAGGCtgatgaggaagaaggaaaggaagaggaagaagaagaagaagcagcagcaacagagaCCCAAACTTAAAAGTTGTTGATAAATAAAAGTAGAGAACAACGATGGTCCATTGCCTTGTCTTAGAAGATAAATCACTTGGAGTCGGAGAGAGTGTTTTTCACAATATTACCGTAAccggtttttttgtttaaaagtgAGNCAGCCGAAGTGCAAGCTCTGTCAAAGGAGGTAATCAGCATCTAATCATCCCTTTTAACTGTTCGGTTTCATTCTTTTCAtgttaatgaaaacaaatatgtaaTGAAAGTTTCTTTCACAATGCCAGATAGAAGATCTCAAGGTCTCGGTCGATCTcttggaaaaagaaagagactttTACTTCTCTAAGCTCCGGGACACAGAGATACTCTGTCAGACTCCTGAACTCGAGGATCTTCCGGTAAATGCAATATCaataccttctttttttctttttttttttgtcaaaataccttctttttttttatgtctttgtttctcTTCGTTTGGACTCAAATCATTGAGAATCTGAACAATATATGTAATGTTGAAACCACACAATATGTGCAGATAGTGGTAGCAGTCAAGAAGATATTATATGCAACCGATGCAAATGAATCTGCACTAGAAGAAGCTCAAGAGTGCCTAAACCAGTCTCTGGGACTTGAGGCtgatgaggaagaaggaaaggaagaggaagaagaagaagaagcagcagcaacagagaCCCAAACTTAAAAGTTGTTGATAAATAAAAGTAGAGAACAACGATGGTCCATTGCCTTGTCTTAGAAGATAAATCACTTGGAGTCGGAGAGAGTGTTTTTCACAATATTACCGTAAccggtttttttgtttaaaagtgAGCCGAACCGAATTTGCTCCGTCCTAAATTTGAAAGATTTATCTGATGGGTTTTATTTGTATCACAATGTTTTTACTAAATGTGTTCCgataagtaaaattaaaattacattataGTTACAGTATATAGTTCTAAGTAAATTTAAGCTTCCAAGTGCATGATGCTTTCTCTCCTACCCATCAACATGATATGCATGTACGTCTTACTATCCCATGTTCCTCTGATTTCAACCTTCCTCAAATCATTCTTTTGCATATCATAATAGAGAAGTAATAAGGGGAAGACATCGGTTTGGGAGCTAAGATTACCTCCCCGATTTGAGTTGCACCTACCACCCTAAGACATCGGTTTGAGTTtggttggttcggtttggttctgTTTAAATGCCCACCCCTAATTACTAGTCTTACTACACCTATAGTCCTATTGTTGTTAGTTGATTAAATACTACAGTGTTTATGTTTGTTAACAATTGTATGTACCAACTGGGAGTTCAATTCTCTAAAACCTCATGAtacctaaagaaaaaaaaacatgctaaaaatcactaaaatttataaaatactctaTCTGATTCAAAACATAAGATGTTTTAGTTAGCGAAAAATACGTAGATTAAAAACTaagacttttattttttaaaaggtcaaccaatcacaaaaaatagcataatataaatatgaacaatcataaaattaaataaatatataatttgcttagaaacttgaaaacatattataatatgtaaaataaaataaaaaaatttctaaaacatcttgtattataaaataaatgggagtataaaataaataaattgttttattatatcattaatatattaaaaaaatagatatctGGCTTGGCAATTTTATAATAAACAGTTTCACTGTATTATTATAAGGCAAAAACAATTGAATGTTGATAAATCATTTGCACccgggaagaaaaaaaaacaagtaatgGCATTCAAATTTCCAAGTGCATGATGCTTTCATAATTATCCAGCGTGGCGTAAATGTACGACTTACGAAACCAGCAGCAGTCCCGTATTCCTCCCACTTGAACCTTTCTGAGATGATTCTTTTGCACATCATAATAGAGAAGGTAATAAGGGGAAAACTGGGTGACATGATAACCTCGCCTTTGGAGTTGTACCTTCTACATAAATGTCATCAACTAAATGCATCTGACTAGGCTGCAAACCCAGAGATTTCCTCAAACATTTCCCAGCAGCATCTTCCAAGATCCATAAATCCAACAAACCCTTTTCTTTGAAATAGGTATGATCAATAATAGTTGGTTTTCCACAATACTCTATGATGCCCATAAACGTCTCTGACCCACCAAATTTATACAACACATCAGGTACTTGGATCATATTGAACTCTTCAGACCTAACGTCAAAACTGAAAACGATACGGTAAGATATATCAGTAGAAgccaaataatatataactccGTTGATGCACGATGGTTCTCCAAATATAGGTTTATGATGTTGATCAAACTAAATTCTTTTCCAGAAACCTTGGGGCTCTAGTACGAAGACCCAATGCTCCGAAGTTAAACTCTCAAAATCGTCTGAGAATATCACAACCGTGCAGAGTACTTTGTATTGATCGAGGACGGGATCGTATCCCAAACAGTAGCTGATCTCCTTACGTAAACCTCCTTGAGCAAACATGTTGTAATTGACGGCCGGTAAGGTTACGCTCTGTCTGGTGGTGGGATTATAGATGCACGCTTTTGCGCAAACGGTGTATAAAATCAAGCCGCGAAGAGCCACCAAGTAGTGTCCTCCCACCCCTAGCATTGTCAAATCTAGGTCGAAAGACTCATCACTACTAGACGATGATGAGAATGAGAATGGTAGCAGTAAAGACTCCTCATCAACCTTGTCCACGAAACTCATGTATAGACGAGGTGGTCGCGGTTGGGATGCCACCGTAAGATAACGATTGCTAAAATATCGAGAACGGATAAGAGTAGACCATTGCTTTGAGACGCACTTGAACCTCATCAGCGATTTAGCAGGCAATCTAGTCAGGATCTCGATCAAAAGATCCAAAGGAACCCTTGGCGCGACCAAATCGTCTCCACGTGAtcgtattcttcttcttcgtcctcgtCTCATCGCCTTTAACGACCTCTTCTTCCATTGAGAATACAGAGTCAGAGCTGTAAATATAGCCATAACTATTATTACAATGTCTAATGATTTACAAGCGCCTAcaaacttttatataatttataaaacccTATTCATTAATTTAATCAATCATATAAGAGCAGGGAATTTAAAGAGCTAGGGGACTTATATCTAAAACCCTATAACCTAGAGAGGCGGTTGGGTCGTTCAGAGGCGGTTGGGTCGTTCAGTGATAACTAAAATAGTAGTATATGTTTGTGAGCTTTTTCCTCAAGACCGGCCcttctaatgtttttttgtttttgttttttttttgctttaacgGGCCGAATCCCTTCTAATATATGATTTAGTTATGGACATATgggatttctaaattaaataaacactGACCTAATAATtctattgaagaaaataaaatactaaattgtTACGTATAAAAAACGTGTTCCGGCCGTGGCGATCTGAAAGTAGACCTaataatacacacacacacactcaatTTCGAGAAGCAAACGGATATATTCTAAGGGTGTGACAagttaagaagagagagagggcaATGACGGTCTAGTAGATATAGATCACTTTGGAGAGGGTGATCACAGTATTTCTACTATTATGTAATAATTAACTGGGCCTATATCGTTTATGGGCTTCTGAATCtgatacatacatacatatatatatatatatctcttggTGTAAACATGTTAATAACAACTTAGAGATATATTGATTGCGAATGCGATGATATTGATTAGGTGAGTAAACAATTAATCTAATATAATCCCCCCCCCCCCCNNNNNNNNNNNNNNNNNNNNNNNNNNNNNNNNNNNNNNNNNNNNNNNNNNNNNNNNNNNNNNNNNNNNNNNNNNNNNNNNNNNNNNNNNNNNNNNNNNNNNNNNNNNNNNNNNNNNNNNNNNNNNNNNNNNNNNNNNNNNNNNNNNNNNNNNNNNNNNNNNNNNNNNNNNNNNNNNNNNNNNNNNNNNNNNNNNNNNNNNNNNNNNNNNNNNNNNNNNNNNNNNNNNNNNNNNNNNNNNNNNNNNNNNNNNNNNNNNNNNNNNNNNNNNNNNNNNNNNNNNNNNNNNNNNNNNNNNNNNNNNNNNNNNNNNNNNNNNNNNNNNNNNNNNNNNNNNNNNNNNNNNNNNNNNNNNNNNNNNNNNNNNNNNNNNNNNNNNNNNNNNNNNNNNNNNNNNNNNNNNNNNNNNNNNNNNNNNNNNNNNNNNNNNNNNNNNNNNNNNNNNNNNNNNNNNNNNNNNNNNNNNNNNNNNNNNNNNNNNNNNNNNNNNNNNNNNNNNNNNNNNNNNNNNNNNNNNNNNNNNNNNNNNNNNNNNNNNNNNNNNNNNNNNNNNNNNNNNNNNNNNNNNNNNNNNNNNNNNNNNNNNNNNNNNNNNNNNNNNNNNNNNNNNNNNNNNNNNNNNNNNNNNNNNNNNNNNNNNNNNNNNNNNNNNNNNNNNNNNNNNNNNNNNNNNNNNNNNNNNNNNNNNN
It encodes the following:
- the LOC104726847 gene encoding microtubule-associated protein RP/EB family member 1B yields the protein MTTNIGMMDSAYFVGRNEILSWINDRLHLNLSRIEEAASGAVQCQMLDMTFPGVVPMHKVNFEAKNEYEMIQNYKVMQEVFTKLKITKPLEVNRLVKGRPLDNLEFLQWLKRFCDSINGGIMNENYNPVERRSRGGREKSVKGSSKISKSLQTNNMHHPPVTTSNKPSGPKQAKSHAIGGGSNSSAEVQALSKEIEDLKVSVDLLEKERDFYFSKLRDTEILCQTPELEDLPIVVAVKKILYATDANESALEEAQECLNQSLGLEADEEEGKEEEEEEEAAATETQT